CATCAAATCAATCAACTAATAGGACTATGAGAAGGTAACAAATAATTCCCCGAGGTAGAAAACTCACATGATTAGCAATAAAAGTCCAAGTTTATAGATAAACCATCGATTCTGTAGTAAAAAATGCATAAACCAGAGTGAATAGAAGGAATGATCATAGTACGGCGGATTGCGGATCGTACAACTTTGCAACAGGCGGTGTAGTAAACCCTTGACCAGAAACAACGTCCACCAGAACGATTTGTGATGTCTTTCCATCACCCACTCgtatagctttttttatcttCAGGTGTAAAGCACAAGAGCCTACCGGGCCAGATAAAAGGTTCTTGGCTAGGCAGCGTTTTAAGACATCGGTGTTCTGTCTCTGGAGAGCTTCATCCGGACTAAGCATGAAGGTCTTGATCTGGGGTTTAAGTGGAAAGTATTCGAGAACAGAAAGTTCAAAACCCTCGACATACAGAAGATTCGATTTGGGTATATCATTCAATGTATTATATTCCAAAGAAAGAGTCATTTCCCCTCGTCGCAGAGCGGCACAGTGGGAAACGAATGGCGGTGCCTCGACCTTAAAACTGGGGCCAAGATTTAAACCATGCATGTATATACTCTGCTCCCTTGTTCGCAGGTATACGCAGTAGCGTGCCAGTGGTCACTGGATCAGAAATCAGTGGGGCGAAAAGGGAAGCTCTGACCGACCCTAACGGTCCTGGAGATTGCTTAACCcataattataattttttcaGGGCAAGAGAGCTGACCAGATCTTATTTCAGTGATAACTGCCGTTCATCGATGCTGTGCTTTGTGGCAATCGTAGTTGTCCAGGACCAACCTTCcgtgaggagaagaaaaattgaaggaaagaaaactaTTAACCTTGGTGAGTAAGGCCATTACATGGCGGGTAATAACCTGCAGGTCTATATCTATTGTAACAACTTGGTTGTCTGATTGATTGCCTGAACTCTCTATCTACAGCTGGACTTCATATGAATATTTGATACCGAGGTATTCAGAGAACTCAGTCATATTATCCAGAACCCGTGGCAGAATTGTCTCTATCACTATTTACTGCCTATGTCATGAGGGCTAGTGCTGTTGAACGATACAAAGCAGCTTCAGCTACTTaattctttatcttttatcaGTCATTGTTGATTTCTGATAGTAGGTTTCTTGTATCTTATTAGCTATAGAGAGTATCATTTATCATGAGCAGCGACTCGTTCCCATTTAATTGATAATGTCCGGATATTTGAGGATATGCGTGGTGTGTCCCGCCAGCTGGGCGCTGAGATGCCCCAACTCCTCTACTATAACCTGTCAACCGCTTTGTCTGAGtccagtagtagtaggaagTGTGAACCGAGCTTGTCTATAAGTCCACTATTCAACCCCGTCCCAATCCTCCacatatatagtatagtataaataCACACTCAACAAACTCAAATTTGTATCTCAACAATAGGTCCCTCATATACATTCCTCGCCCTTAGCACATAATACACAAGACTCAAAATAATAACCCCCACGGTACCAACTACACTAAAATTCATCGTATCAACCGTGACCGTATGCTGCGGTGGCCAGAAGCTAAAGAAGACAGCGATCGTCATATAGATAAGCGCAAAGGTATTGACCAGGATACCCCAGATCCCGGGTAGATGGAAGGGGCCCCAGACGAGCTTTGCGCCGGCCGTGTTGACGATGGCGTCGTCGCTGCTTTTGGAGCTGCCGATGCCGCCTGTACAGCGTCGGTAGAGGAGGAGACTGGCGACGATCATGTAGGAGAGGTAGAGACCGGAGATGGACATGGAGACGAGGTCGTTAAAGGCGACTGAGGAGCCGATGTTGATTAGGGCTAGTAGGCAGGCGACGATTGTGGTGAGGCCGACGGAGTAGATTGGGATGGCGGATTCGGGGGTCACCTAGATGTATGTCAGTGATTGAGTTTTGCGTAGGAGGAGGGGAGCTTGGAGGCAGAAAGATGCAGGGGATACATACCCTGCTCCATAAGCGCCAGCCAGGAATTCCGCGATCTCTCGCAAAAGACCAGAATTGCCGTGATGTTGAGGCCAACATGCCGACCGATGTGCATATTCCCATAGTCGTAATGATAGCGCCCATTGTTGCTGTGCCAGCCACAGAGTGCGTTGCTTGGAGGAAAATCGCCATGAATGGATAACCAGTAGGAGATACCAGGGCTGCCTCGATATCTCCCAGGCAGAACAACATGGCGATCAACATACTGAAACCTAATGTTCCGTTGATGAGAACACTAAGCATGATGGAGCGTGGGACAGCAACCGGGGCGTTGGTGATTTCTTCGGACATCTGCAGATAAGAGTCAGCATCCTTTCTAATTGGCAGTTGAAACTAAAAATCATACATGAACAGCAGCGTCACCACCTGCGAATGCAAACACGCAACCAACTAGACCGATGAAAAATGACAAGCCCTGTGTGGGCCATTCGCCCAGGTTCAGGAAGTGGGTGAAGACCTCCTGCGCACTCGAGTGATCCGCCATATATGTCAACGGGATAAGAATGGCGAAAAAGCCGAGAATATGGAGGATAAGAATCAGGCCCTCGAAACGGGGCAGCAGGTTTCCTCCCACACTGTTAATACCCACGGAGAAAACAGCGACGGCCCAAAAAAGGAGAGTCCCATGCCAATTCTTAGGCTCATAACTAGAGTTTGTGAGGACGATAAGACCTTGTATGAGGGTTCCAGAAAGAAAGCACGATGTTGCAAACGTTGCTTGCCATCCGATGACAGTGAGCCAGCCTAAGTCGCAGTGTAAGTGTAGGAACGAATAGTTTTCTCGCAGGTCTGATGAAATGCTCACCTGTTAGGTAGCTGAAGAGCTTCATTGCGGACGGAGGTGCCAGCATAGAACACCAATGATACTGGCCGCCGGATGTTGGAGCCCTAGAAAAATGTCATTATAGAATCCACTGCACCACAATAGGACTGTTTCATACATTGATGCCAGCTCTGATAAAACTACAAAGGTCGCTGCAACACCGGCCCAAACAAAGATGAAACCATACACGGCTCCTGCTGGACCTCCACTGGAACCACTTCTATTAACATTTCACGGAACAAATGGATAGCGGGGTTGACTCCATACTTTTGAAACGCCTGCAAGAATAGTCTGCTCGTGTATCAGTAAGATTGAACATGCCCAATATTCCAATCGATCGATGTAAAGTACATACACGACAATGCCTTCCCACGTGATGAGGATGGTGCAGCTAAAACCCAGCATTGACATTAAGCCGAAATTTCGCTAATGATGATAAGCGAGGGTCAAAAAGCATAGACAATTGTATAGCAGGGGTACCTTCAAGACAGGGCGTTTGCCCAAGCGGATCAAATTGACATCATCAGTCTCTTTACTCGAGGAGCGGCCTTCTACCTCGTGCGAAGTGGCAGGCGCCATTTGCTTGAGCTCATGGGAGGCCATGGTGAAGCAAATGGCTCCGGAAAGAATGTGAGCGAGGAGCCTTGAGGGGTAAATCTGTCAAAACAGTCGGTCTAGATATCAAAAACCCAGACTCTTAACAtttaagaaaaagaaaagaaagtgcGGGTATCTGGCCATGTTTAGGAAGGGATGTGGAATGTTTAATCGCAATCCCTGTATTATGCAAGTTACCCGGCAATTACTTGATAGTGAGCTGCAAGACAAATGAAAATACTTAGTCTAAGAACTAGTTCGACACTTCTCGTATAACAATTTCTGTTGTATAGGGGGGCAATTAATATCAGACCTCTTTATAATCCCTGGCTGCCAGTGGCTATAACAGGTTATTTTAATTTGTCGATGAATCGACCCTTGTCGGGGCTAGCCCTAAGATGCCTGGCGATGTCTCTCAATCGTAGCATCCTCGGAGGGTTTCGCAAGCCAGTTGCCTCCCCGAACACTACCTCAGACGGACACAGGCCTATGTTGAACACGTATTAAAGTCTAATAGGACTAAACTGCTGTTCTGGCATATGAGGGTGTATATCACTCGTGGTTAATCCCTGCGGCCCCACAACGGACAATTCGCGATCAACCCAAACGGCACGTCGGTTGCACCGCTAAAATCCTGATGACGCCCTAAGATGTTTAGTTGGCTGAGCTAGATTCGAGAATGCCAAGGACTCCCACTCGGCTCCCATCGGTGGAATTAATATGCATCCTAATATAAGTGGAAAACTTTGCGGGACTGGCCCTGGATCTAGAATCTTACGACTCTTGTCATTGGGCTAAACCTAAGTTTAGAAGTGAAATAGTGTATGGAGTGGAAAGAcattaatataatattcatATCTTCCAAcatttactccgtaccgtAACATTAAAAGAGACCTAAAGAGTGCGACCGCGTCACTTGGAATTCTTAGCGAAACTACGCCGTACCTCGGTCACAGTCCAAGTCCTAATTTCATGAATAATAGGCGCCTGGCTCGACTGACTTTCCCCATCCCAGCCCAGCGATGGCGTCGAGATAGTTACAGTAGCCTGGTGGGTATCCTGCATGGGTAGGGGGACAAGCTCATGCGTGTCACTGCGAACTGTGCCTCTTCGACTCCGGGCACGCGAAGCGGAGTATGAGCCGTATCCCTTTTGTGAGTGACCGTAGCTTGTCATTCCACCAAGGCGCATCCCCGTTGAGCGCAGACTGTCGAGGAACGGTTTGAACTGGGGCGAACAGGCCGTGACAATGCTTAGAGACTGGACTAGCTGTGTGGATATCGCCACGGGCCAAGTCTCATGGGATGGATCGGGTGAATCGATAGTTTTACTAGCATAGACAAGTTGACagataatcataataatGACCCTGCGCATCAAGTCAGTAGAGGCTAAAGCGACGGAAGCTACCGGAATACGAACGCGACCCGAAGCAGAAACACCCCGGCCAAGACGGCCTTTTTCTTCATATGCGTCTGGATGCGTACAATTACTAGCATCGCCTGCACCATCATACCACATTCTGACAAGATATTCGTGGTGCCAAGGTAATCCCACCAGGCATTCTATTGACACCATCAGTCATTTATTCGAACTCAGAAATGGATATCACCCACAATGTTAAAACATTTCCCATGCAAATAGTCCCAAGTTCGAGGCGGCTTGCACTGGAAAGCTGACGTTATGATGCCAATCACCCCCCAAACAAGAGTAAACATTTTCAAGCCAACCGCGATGCGATGGTCTGTAGACGCAGGTGTCAAGTTATCGATAAAGCTGATGAGAGCAAGTTTAGAGAAACACATGctcaggatgaagaggatattTGCTGAGTATTGCGACTATTCGTTCTGAGCACAGTAGTCGTCGGGAATGCGTGAAATACccaccttcatcatctctttAATGTGGGAACTACTCAAGCTGTCATAATGCTCCCCGTACCCGTTGGCAGTCGCCATCGACACGGCGATGGACTGTGCAGCGCACAACACCTAGTAGGAATCAGCATCTGTATACCATGGATCTCAAGTCAGATGATACCAATGAAGCGATACTGAAGTAATCATCTTCAGTGAACTTGCGAAAGATCCAATATTTGGTTCCCAGTCGAGTGATGACGCTCAAAATTGCCGTCACCAGTAGAAACCAAGTCAAGACGTTGACAGCTGGTGTCCAGCTGTCCGGCGAAAACTGGGCCATTGCACACAAAGTGATAAGGGCGAGGCTGGGGTCACCATGCGGAATGCAGATGTAGGCTTATTTGGACTATTCCTCGTGTTTCCGTACATGACAGGCAAACAGCAAAGAAGTCAAAATCATTATTATTACGAAATGACTAGGTCTAGCCACCCAGCAGAATCTTCCCATTAGCAGTTGTTAGAAAGGAAGATCATAAGCCGCGTGCCGGCGGTGATCTACTGTGACTCTAGAGCATACTAGAACCGTTCGTCAAGGGTGAGAAATTAAACGACCgatagaaattaatattaatttgaGAGTAATATAATTCGAAGGGGCCAAGGCGATCAAAGAACACAAAGCTATTCCGTATTCGCTCCCAGCCCGGTCTGGATTATTGGACTGCGTATTTCACTCGTTAGCACCTGAGACGGTTTGAGATGGTGAAACCCAACATGGCCTGATGGACCCACGTTATACTGAACCCCAAATATAGCTCTTGAGCTACTTGATTTCTTCGATTCGCCTCGTGGTCGCACATTGATCTGGTCCATGGGGACAGTTGTATGCCGAAAAAGTGGATCTCCATGCATTCAGTTGGGCCATGGCATcggggaaaggagaaaagtaCGGTCCGCATGATTCAAGTTGTTGAGCTTAAAGAGGCCAGCATGAAGTGAAGAGGATGGCAACTCAACGTAAACTAAGACAAATGAAAGATTTATCACCCACTGTGGTCGCGGTTTGGGCGGATCTTTTCCCCACTACTATACGCTCTAACCCCGATTCCTGAAACCATGTCTAGTTCTTAAGACTGCAGGAGAAAGCAACAGGGTGCGTCAACACCAACATATAACGATCTCATGCCCAAATCTCTCAGGATCAGCGTGAGGATTTCTCAACTCGACGCGGGCTTGGAGCGCGGGGCTACGATGAGTCTGAGCCGACTATAGTAGCACTGCTATAACTTCGGTGAAACCTTTTCGTTTATTAGATGCTATTACGATCATCTTCGCAGATCTGTGATCTACGTTTTAACATTACCCTGGCGTCAGGGTTTCAAGGTACTCTGTCATGTGGGAAGAAAGGGCTTTAAAAAAGATCACTGTTGCATTAAATAATCTATCAGCTCGAATTGCTATCAAAATTTCATAAAGTCAGGTTCCCTTCGCTCAAGTGATATCTGGATTTCAATATGCTTCAGGTGCTCGATCTCACAAGTCATGATCAAAATATCGCTCACATTGCTCTTTGATCCACTGTGACCGTTTTCGGAAATCAGATGGGAGTTTGACACCATCTTCACAGATGTAGGCATCTATCAATGTTGGAGGGACCCATTCGAAGTAAACGTTCGGTACGTTTACTGACACTTGTCGACTCTTCTTTTGGATCTTTTGTTCAATGACGCCGAGTCCCTTTACGGTCTCGCTCTGCTGCCAGGCGTCTAAAACCTCCGAGGACTCATTGTTCTCCATGGTATGTGCTTCTGTGTCACAGCTCTGCATAGCTACTTTATCGAGCTCACTCACAACGATAATATCTGCCGAAGGGGAAACATGCCGCACGCTTAGAGCTGCCGGCAAAGATCCGGTTTTGTTACTAACTGACCCATCAGCTGCAATGCGGTCTGCtgcaagcagaagaaaatcGACACCTTGAGCCGCGAAGGCGACCGAAGCGTCGGTAAAAATAGATACGTCGACTTTGGGGCTGTTCGGTTCGTTCTCAAGATATTCCAGAATTGAAGATGCTAGTGAAACACCTTCGAATAGAGGGCGTGATTCCAACACGCAGATATCGATTGACTGAGCGCCGGAGATCCGTACCAGCTGTGCGATGCATTCACGAATGGTATGACTCGCAGATAGTGTTAAGATTTTCAAGTGCTTAGGTATAGAACCAGTTCGGCTAATTTTAGACATCGCGTATGATCCGAAATTGTAGCTAAGGCGAAGCTTATAAGATCGTATCTTTTTCTGTATCCGGTCGAAGAGTTCAGAGATGTGCAGCTTGTCGCAAGTTTCCTCGGGACCCATAGTCAATAGAAACGTCTCGATCTCAGTCAATGTCATCAGCAGAAAGCTGAGAATGGCCGCGTCCATACTTTGACGCCCGTTTTTCCAGAGATGCCAGGCCGTTATCCTGGCTTTCTGCCACCATGTGCCACCGAGAGTGATGGGGTCGTCAAGGTTGACCAGGACCGCCCGAAGGATGTTCACTGAAACAGCAGCTAATTTCCGTGCGCCACTTTCATGATCGTGTTGAAGCTGCTTCA
This Aspergillus flavus chromosome 1, complete sequence DNA region includes the following protein-coding sequences:
- a CDS encoding translation initiation factor eIF-2B subunit family protein — translated: MAIFTSFEHETATQQPSQLKSVQIQDHLRQEPPYHRAVLCYIVRGANIEQELPKSPKANSAQVRKSDRVALPCGPLEPLLGVIEDNSSSPLDTAWKTIRKQTSIPPSSLSVLRYGKSFFSATSSIGQKCLFYPFAFHLNTLSGLSTEVDKLRLDQSICEWDNRDPNPYDLMDSHYHGQGLRKIWFEIDLGPTPGKMLASGLKQLQHDHESGARKLAAVSVNILRAVLVNLDDPITLGGTWWQKARITAWHLWKNGRQSMDAAILSFLLMTLTEIETFLLTMGPEETCDKLHISELFDRIQKKIRSYKLRLSYNFGSYAMSKISRTGSIPKHLKILTLSASHTIRECIAQLVRISGAQSIDICVLESRPLFEGVSLASSILEYLENEPNSPKVDVSIFTDASVAFAAQGVDFLLLAADRIAADGSVSNKTGSLPAALSVRHVSPSADIIVVSELDKVAMQSCDTEAHTMENNESSEVLDAWQQSETVKGLGVIEQKIQKKSRQVSVNVPNVYFEWVPPTLIDAYICEDGVKLPSDFRKRSQWIKEQCERYFDHDL
- a CDS encoding choline transport protein, which produces MASHELKQMAPATSHEVEGRSSSKETDDVNLIRLGKRPVLKRNFGLMSMLGFSCTILITWEGIVVLFLQAFQNGGPAGAVYGFIFVWAGVAATFVVLSELASMAPTSGGQYHWCSMLAPPSAMKLFSYLTGWLTVIGWQATFATSCFLSGTLIQGLIVLTNSSYEPKNWHGTLLFWAVAVFSVGINSVGGNLLPRFEGLILILHILGFFAILIPLTYMADHSSAQEVFTHFLNLGEWPTQGLSFFIGLVGCVFAFAGGDAAVHMSEEITNAPVAVPRSIMLSVLINGTLGFSMLIAMLFCLGDIEAALVSPTGYPFMAIFLQATHSVAGTATMGAIITTMGICTSVGMLASTSRQFWSFARDRGIPGWRLWSRVTPESAIPIYSVGLTTIVACLLALINIGSSVAFNDLVSMSISGLYLSYMIVASLLLYRRCTGGIGSSKSSDDAIVNTAGAKLVWGPFHLPGIWGILVNTFALIYMTIAVFFSFWPPQHTVTVDTMNFSVVGTVGVIILSLVYYVLRARNVYEGPIVEIQI